From Mercenaria mercenaria strain notata chromosome 17, MADL_Memer_1, whole genome shotgun sequence, the proteins below share one genomic window:
- the LOC123537101 gene encoding acetylcholine receptor subunit beta-type acr-3-like — MNFMIWNISEYDGISDVILGSDQFWTPNLVLVNNANKLQRLGDSWQPIRFTHEGDASFFPGDVFSATCRTDVTLYPLDSHWCGFTFTPWAHSSSEIYLHPLIDKVQKQFFSENGAWQFLDSNVARTGNADISFYIRLERRPLFVLVNIIMPVIFMTFLNAMVFCIPAKSGERMCYSITVLLAIAVFLTIVGENMPKTSTPMSNFSYYLLVILIISACITLTTIFVLHVFHFEKTEPVTGWWLKIAKLPSCRKNTKGKRYKRNKNGTITTIDECPPTSSTYFHSSTSVYDVGSLSRNEVVNVSTTYNDNVYLQCLQRQNE, encoded by the coding sequence ATGAATTTTATGATATGGAACATCAGCGAATATGACGGTATATCAGATGTCATTTTAGGGAGCGATCAATTCTGGACCCCGAATCTAGTTCTGGTAAACAACGCTAATAAATTACAAAGGCTTGGAGATTCTTGGCAACCGATTCGATTCACACATGAAGGTGATGCTTCATTTTTTCCAGGAGATGTGTTTTCAGCAACATGTAGAACAGATGTTACTCTTTATCCGTTGGATAGCCATTGGTGTGGATTTACTTTCACGCCTTGGGCCCATTCGTCAAGCGAGATCTATTTACACCCATTAATTGATAAGGTACAGAAACAATTCTTCTCTGAAAACGGGGCTTGGCAATTTCTTGATTCTAATGTTGCTCGTACAGGAAACGCAGATATTTCGTTTTACATCAGGTTAGAAAGGAGACCTCTGTTTGTTCTCGTAAACATTATAATGCCAGTTATATTTATGACGTTCCTGAACGCAATGGTATTTTGCATTCCCGCCAAAAGTGGTGAAAGAATGTGCTACAGCATAACAGTTTTATTAGCGATAGCAGTTTTCCTTACAATAGTTGGAGAAAACATGCCAAAGACGTCCACCCCAATGTCAAATTTTAGTTACTACTTATTGGTCATACTTATCATAAGCGCGTGTATTACCCTGACAACGATATTTGTTctacatgtttttcattttgaaaagacAGAGCCAGTTACTGGATGGTGGCTTAAAATAGCAAAACTTCCCTCATGCAGAAAGAATACGAAGGGCAAAAGATATAAGAGAAATAAAAACGGAACAATTACAACCATAGACGAATGTCCACCGACGTCAtctacatattttcattcatcaACATCGGTTTACGATGTTGGAAGTTTATCTAGAAATGAGGTCGTGAACGTGTCTACGACATATAACGATAACGTATACTTGCAGTGTCTGCAAAGacaaaatgaatga